A stretch of DNA from Candidatus Binatia bacterium:
CACGACGCGCCGGCCGTGTTTCCGCCGATGCAGATGCCGCCGTCATCGCACTCCTCGGCGGCATCCACGGCGCCGTTACCGCACGGTCGCGTGTAGTAGAAGTTACACGAACCGGTCCAGTCGAGTTCAGCGTCGAAGTACGTGGCACCGCCGTAATCGACCGCCCGCACAGCGAGCAGGTTCATCCCGGCCTGCAGCGCCGCGTCCGGCACGGCGAAGGCGAAGTCGCTACGCGTCGCGCAGCCGCCGCGTCCCTGGAGCCCGCCGGAGACGTCCACGCCATTGACGAACACCTGAACGGCGTTGTCGATCGCGATGCGCACGGTCAGACCGCTTGCGCCGGCGGGAACGAGGAACCATTTGCGCACCAGGAGATCGGTGTAAGGCGGCCAATAGGTAGCGGCATCCAATGCACACTGGCCGGTGCCGAACCCGCCACCGCCCACACGGAAACCGGAATCGTCGAATCCTGGCTGTTCGAACCCCGGCTCCGCGCCTTGCGCGGCGACCTTGTAGAGATGGCCGGTGGACAGGAAGGGAACGGGCCGCGGGTTGAAGTTGGCAATGCAGTTGTCGCAGGCATCGCCACGACCGTCGCCGTCGGCATCGGCCTGATCCGGGTTGTTTGTGGCGACGCAGTTGTCGACGGCGTCGCACACCCCGTCGCCGTCGGCATCGTAAGCTCCAGGACCGACACAGGCATCGCAGAGGTCCCCAACCCCGTCACCGTCGAGGGTGTCTTCCTGGCCGGGATTGTAACCGTACCAGCAGTTGTCCGCCGGGCACACACTGGCAGGGAGTCCCGGCAGCCCGAAGCCGTCACCATCGAAATCGGTGCAATCGTCGCACGCGTCGCCCAGAGGATCGCCGTCCAAGTTGGATTGCTCAGGATTGGGCACCGTCGGGCAGTTGTCGCAGGCATCCCCCAGTCCATCGCCGTCCACATCCGTCTGCGCGGGATCGTAGTTGTACGGGCAAATGTCCGTCGGACATGTCGCCGCCGGGTAGCCCGGGGTACCACGCCCGTCGCGATCGTGATCGACGCAGGTGTCGCACGCATCGTCCACGCCGTCCCGGTCCGAGTCCCCCCAGGCGAGGGCCACGACGGGACACGTATCGCAGGCATCCCCCGCCCAGTCGCCATCCGCGTCGGTCTGGTCCGTATTGGACGTGGTCGCGCAGTTGTCGCAGTAATCGCCGCGCCCGTCGCCGTCCCAGTCGCGCTGTTCCGCATTCCAGTTGCTCGGGCAATTGTCGCACGCGTCCGCCACGCCGTCGCCGTCCGCGTCCACCGTGTCCGCATCGCAAACATCGCCGACCCCGTCCCCATCGCAGTCGCTCTGAATCGGGTCGGCCGCCGTCGGGCAGCGGTCGCAGCCGTCGGCAACGCCGTCGGAGTCATAGTCCACCGTCCCCGCATCGCACGCATCCCCGACGCCGTCGCCGTCGCAATCCGACTGCACCGGGTTGAAGGCGTAGGGGCAGTTGTCCGCCCCGTCGCAGACGCCGTCCGCGTCCGAATCGTAGACGTCGCCCGCTCCCAGCCCGACGCACACCGGGTCGCACGCGTCGCCGCGGCCGTCGCCGTCGGTGTCGCGCTGGTTCGGGTTGTAATGATACGGGCAGTTGTCGCGCCCGTCGCAGACCCCGTCGCCGTCGTAGTAGTCGGTCACGCCCGGCCCGGCGCAGTCGTCGCACAGATCGCCGTAACCGTCGCCGTCGACGTCGCGTTGCTCCGGGTTCGCTGCACAGGCGCAGTTGTCCCCGGCCGCCCCGCTCAGACCGTCGCCGTCCGGATCGTCCGGGTCACACGCGTTCCCCTGCCCGTCGTAGTCGCAATCCTCCTGTCCCGCGTTGGCCAGCGTGGCGCAGTTGTCGCAGGCATCGCCCACGCCATCGCCGTCGCCGTCGGACTGATCGACGTTGGGCGCGTACGGGCAGTTGTCCGTGAGGCAGGAGTTCGTCGGGTATCCGGGATTGCCGAAACCATCCTGATCGCTGTCCACGCACGGATCGCAGGCGTCGCCGATACCGTCGCCGTCGACATCTTCTTGACCCGGGTTGGGCAGGCTGGCGCAGTTGTCGACGTCATCGCCGACCCCGTCGCCATCGACATCCGTCGCAAACGTCGCCGTCAGGTGCAGGTTGCCGCCGGGTTGCTGGCAATAGCTGGCTACCTGGAGCAGATATGAGGTTCCCGCGACGACGGGTACGGTAAGGTACGAGTGACCACATACGACCGGCGTCGTCGACCCGCAGGTGCCCGTAAACGCCGACACCACGGTGAAGTAATTGCTCCCGCCGGTGTCGACCCGCAGAATGCCGTCCGCCGTTGCCGTATACGCATACCAAACGGTAGCGGAGTCGGCGCCGCAGCCGCACGGAACGGCGGGGTCTCCAGGCGCCACCGTGGCCCCGGAGGTCGAGCGCAGGTCGTCATACGGCGTCGCCGCAATCACGGCCGCAGCGGTACACTCGTCGTTCGTCGGAGGCGTCAACCTGGCGAAGCCGATCGCGATCGACTCTTGCTCGGCGCCCACCGTTGCGGTCAGGGCAGCGCTGTAGACGTACGGCGGGGCCGCACTGTCGGGAACCAGCGCGTTGTCGACCGAAATCTCGACGGCCACCGTCGCGGCCGCACCGGCTTGCAGTGTGAACACGCTCGGGGTCAGCATCACGGCCACGCCCGCCGGAAAACCGCTTCCCACGCTGAGTTCGTAGTTCTTGGCCTGGCTACCGAGGTTGCGGACGGTAACCGAACGCGACCGCACCCACGTGCCGCTCAGGTCGCGATCGACGCCGAAATTGAGTGGCGCCGGGCTCAGTATGGTCTGTTTATCCGCCGCCTGACGCACATCGAGGCGTCCCGCCCCGACGGTCGTGACATCGAACGGCAACTGGTGCGCCGACTGCTGAAGGAGTGCCTTGACCTCCTCCGGCGTCAGAGCCGGCCTCAACCCACGCAGCAGAGCAGCGGCCCCCGCAACATGGGGCGTGGCCATTGAGGTTCCCGAAATGTACATGTGCTGCCCGTCGATGCAGAGCGGGCCGAGCATTGTGTTCACCGCCATGGCGGCGCAGACGTCCACGCCGGGCGCCGCCATCTCGGGCTTCAGGAGTCCTTCGACCTCTGTCGGTCCGCGGGAACTGAACCAGGCCACGCCGTCGGCGTCGTCGGTAGCGGCGACGGTAAGAGCAGTGCGCGCCACCCCGGGACTGCCAAGCGTGAAATAACCGGGCCCCGAGTTCCCGGCGGCAATGACACACAGCATCCCGGCCACCGTCGCGTTGTCGATGGCCGCAGACACGACATCATTCTCGTCGCCAGGGCCGCCCAGACTGAGATTGGCCACCGTGGCATGATCGCTCGGGTCGCCATCGCCGTTCGGGTCGGTTGCCAGCTCGATGCCGCCAATCACGCTCGACCATGATCCGTAACCGCCCGCGTCCAGCACCTTGTACGCCAGAATCTGCGCCTCCGGCGCCACGCCGGCGAGCCCACCGGAACCCGCCGCGGTCGCCGCCACATGGGTACCGTGGCCGTTATCGTCGGCGGGGTCGCTGTCGCCGCTGACGAAGTCGTAGCCGCCGATCACCTTGCAGCCCGACCCGAAGCAACCCCCGAGGTCCGCATGCGTGTAATCGACTCCGGTGTCGATCACGGCGATCTTCGTGCCGGCGCCGCGGTACCCGAGATCGGCCCAGAACTGCGGCGCCCGCACCAGCGGTACGCTCACGTCAAGCAGAGCCTGCACCCGGCCATCCGGCACAACCCGCTTCACGGTCGGCCACGCCCGCACCGCGGAAGCGGTCTCCGGCAAGAGGCGCGCCGCGAAACCGTTGAGGACGACTCGGAACTCACGGTCAACGATCGGGGCGGCACTGGCAGTACCCACCCCCCGCGCACTGCGGTGCTGTCGCTCGAGGCTCACGATCGCGCGCCGCAGCCGATCGCGTTCGGCGCCCGCCGCCGGAAGCCCGCCCGCTCCCGTTACCGCCGCCGGTGGAGAGACCAGCTCGACGATGACCGCATCGAATTCCGAAGCAGCCGACGCACGGTCTTGTCCCGAGGACTCGCCCGGAGGCCCGGGCATAAGCGCCCTCGCGGTCCCTGCTCCGATCAGCGGCGCACTCGGCGAGGCCAGCAGCATCGCAACCGCCAGCGCTATCCGAAGCGAACCGGCCGCAGGCCGGCTTACGGGTGCAACGGCCTTGCGGGCCGCACTCCCTGACTGCACCCGACGGCCCGGATCCGTAACGGCGCGCCCGGTAACCGGCGCACACAGCCTCAGCCCCACCCGGCGTGATGTGTCGTACATGGCTCCCCCTGCCCGCGGAAGGACGGTTCGTCGCGAGACGCCGCCTTATACGCTGCGGTGAAATTCGCCGTCAAGAGTATTCTGGTAGCGTCCAGAACGCGCCTTGACTCCGCACCGCGGGGTATGGTTCAACCCGCGCGCCGTGGGCCGGCGGTAAGCGGCCGGATGTGTTCGCCGGCGCACGGTGGCCATTCCCGGATTCCTATGGAGATGACGACGACCCCACGCGGGTGTGGCGACGCACAGATACGGCTCGCCGACTACGACTTCCCGCTACCACCGGAGTTGATCGCGCAATCCCCGGCGCCGGACCGCGATGCGGCCCGGATGCTGGTACTTGCGAGAGGTTCCGACCAACTCGAACACTCGACCGTCGCCGACCTGCCGGCGTTCCTGCGTCCCGGTGACCTGGTGATCGTGAACGATACCCGCGTAATTCCGGCGCGAACTTTCGGGCGGACCGCGGGCAACGCCGCCGTGGAGCTGCTCTGGATCCGCGCTGAAGCTCCCGGCCACTGGCTCTGCCTCGGCAAGCCGGCGAAGCGACTTTCTCCGGGCACCGTCATCGACTGCGAGGGCGGCGTTCGCGCGGGCGTCGCACAGCGCCTCGGCGGCGGCCGTTACTGTCTCCGTGTGGATGAGGGACTCGACGTAACGGCGTGGCTGGCGGAGCATGGGGAGCTGCCCTTGCCGCCGTACATCAAGCGTCCTGACGGCCCGTTGCCGCTGGACCGCGAGCGTTACCAGACCATGTTTGCCGCCGTTAGCGGGGCCATTGCCGCCCCCACGGCCGGCCTGCACTTCACCCCGGCCCTCGTCGCCGCGGCGCAAGAACGGGGAGCCCGCTTCGCGACGCTGACCTTGCACGTCGGGCCGGGCACCTTCCGGCCGGTGCGTTGCGAGGACGTGCGGCGCCACGTCATGGAAGCCGAATGGAGCACCATTCCGCCCGCCACCGTGGCCGCAATTGCGGCAACGCGCGCTGCCGGCGGCCGCGTGATCGCCGTCGGGACGACGACCACCCGAGCCCTCGAATCCGCCGTCGTCGACGGGACCGTGGCGCCCGGCGGGCGCTGGGCCGATCGCTTTATCGTGCCCGGCCACCGGTTCCGGGTCGTCGACGCCCTGCTGACCAATTTCCACCTGCCGGGCTCGACGCTGCTGCTGCTGGTAAGTGCCTTTGTGGGCTATGAATCTCTGATGCATGCATACGCGGAGGCGATTCGCCGCCGTTATCGGTTTTACAGTTACGGCGACGCGATGTTCGTCCAATGACACCGATACCGCAGACGGCAGCCCCGGCTCCGGTGACGCGACCCTTGCCCGACGATCTCGGTCCACCCGGAACGTTCGCGACGATCGCTCGGGCGCCCGGCAGCGACGGTCGTCGGGCCACTCTGGTAACCGCCCACGGTGTCGTCGACACGCCGGCCTTCATGCCCGTGGCCACGCAGGCAACGGTCAAAGGGCTGACGCCGAGCCAGCTTCGCGCCGCCGGCGTGCAGATACTCCTCGCCAATGCCTACCACCTGGCGCAGCGGCCGGGCACGGCAACGATTCGCGACTGCGGCGGCCTGCACCGGTTCATGGCGTGGGACGGACCGATCCTCACCGACAGCGGCGGCTATCAGATCTTCAGCCTCGCCCCGCTGCGGACGGTCACCGACGCAGGCGTCACGTTCCGGTCGCATCTCGACGGCTCCAGGCTGTTCTTGAGTCCGGAGGACGCTTTGCGCATCCAGGCCGACCTCGGCGTCGACATCGCCATGGTGCTCGACGAGTGTGTCGCCGCCGACGCGCCCCGGGCCGAGGTCGAGCGCGCCGCAGTCCGGACTCTGGCGTGGGCCAGGCGCTCGCGCGACGTGGTCCGGCCTGCCGGGCAGATGGCCTTCGCCATCGTGCAGGGGGGACTCCACGTCGATCTGCGAATCCGGCAGGCCGCCGAGCTTGTAGCGCTCGACTTTCCCGGCTATGCCGTGGGGGGTTTAAGTGTAGGGGAGGATCGCGAGGTGACGTGGGAGCTGGCTGCGGCGACCACCGCGGCGCTGCCGGACGGGCGCCCACGCTACCTGATGGGCGTGGGTCTGCCGGATGACTTGATTCGGTTCGTCGGCATGGGATTCGACCTGTTCGACTGCGTGCTGCCGACCCGGAACGGCCGCAACGGTATGTTGTTCACGGCGCGCGGGCGCCTCAACGTGCGTCTCGCCCGGTACGCAAACGACGAGGACCCGCCCGATTCGACCTGTAGCTGTTACGTTTGCCGTTCGTTTTCGCGCGCGTACCTCCGCCATCTGGCGACCACAAACGAGATGCTCGGCGCTACCTTAGCCAGCCTGCACAACGTGCACTTCTACCAGGCCCTGATGGCCGACATGCGGGCGGCAATCGCCGCCGGCACGTTTGCCGCCTGGGCGCCGGACCGCATCGCCGAACTGTCGGAGGGAACCTAGTCATGCTTGGTAGCGCGTGGGCCCAGGGGGCAGTTGGGGACGCCCCGTCGGCTCTCCTTCAGTTCGCTCCTATCGTTCTGATCTTCGTGGTCATGTACTTCCTCGTCATCCGGCCACAGCAACAGAAGGCGCGCGACCACCGGCAAATGCTCGACAGCCTGAAGAAGAACGACGAGGTGGTTACCGCCGGCGGCCTTTACGGCAAGGTCGTCCAGCTCTCCGATCGAATCGTCACCCTGGAGATCGCACCGAACGTTCGCGTTCGAATCGATCGTCCGCAGATCGCCGCACTCGCTACCAGCGCCGCCAACGGCGACTCCAAAGAGAAGGACAAGCAGAAGTGAAGAACCGCTCCCTCCTCTATCGCATCGGTGCGATCGCCGCGATGGTCCTCGCGGCGGTCGTGTACCTGGTACCGACGTTCGTTACCGAGCTGCCGCAGGCATGGAAGGACTACCTGCCGAGCCAGCGTATCCACCTGGGCCTCGATCTCCAGGGCGGCACGCACCTGCTGCTGTCGGTAGACCTGCAGAAAGCGGTGCAGAACTCGCTCGACCAGACCGTGGAAGCGCTGCGCCGCGAGCTGACGGAGGCCAAGTTGAACGCCGACAGCGTCACGCGCCGCGACGGACGCATCGAGGTCAGGGTGCCGAACAGCGACCGCGCGGCGGTCACCGATCTCCTGAAGGAGCGCTTCCCGGACCTCGAGGTGACAGGGTCGCAAACCCAGAACGGCAGCGTCAATCTCGATCTCGCGCTGTCGAAGCGCGAAGAACGCCGGCTGCGCGAGTTCGCCCTCGACCAGTCGCTCGAAACCATTCGCAACCGCGTCGACCAGTTCGGCGTTTCGGAGCCGATCATCCAGCGTCAGGGCGCGCAGGACATCGTAATCCAACTCCCGGGCATTCAGGATCCGCAGCGGGCCAAGGATTTGATCGGCCGCACGGCCGTGCTCGAGTTCAAGATCCTCTCGGAAGCTGCCGATCCAAGGGAGGTTGCCGAGGGCCGGACTCCGCCACCGGCCGGCACCGAGGTCCTGACCGGCGTGGACACCGAGCGCGTTGGCGGCCGCGCGCAGCGCGTTCAGTATCTTGTCGAAACGAAGACCCTGATGACCGGCGAGGTCATTGCCGATGCGGCGGTGCGACCGGCCACGCAGCTCGAAGGGCCTTACGTGGCCCTGGAGCTGAACAGCCGCGGCGCGAAGATGTTCGAGGACCTGACGGCTGCCAACGTCGGGCGGCGGCTCGCCATCGTACTCGACAATACGGTTTACTCGGCGCCGGTAATTCGCGAGCGCATCGGCGGCGGCCATGCGTCTATCACCGGCAGCTTCGACATCAAGGAGGCCCGCGACCTGGCAATCGTGCTGCGCGCCGGCGCCCTGCCCGCCCCGGTCACCATCGCCGAAGAGCGCACGGTCGGCCCGTCACTCGGGCGCGACTCGATCCGTCAGGGCGTGTTGTCGTTCGTTGTCGGAGGGGTGCTCGTCGTCCTGTTCATGTTGGTCTACTACAGGGGCGCTGGCATCGTCGCCGATCTCGCGCTGGTGCTGAACATGCTGTTTCTGCTCTCGGCCCTGGCCGGATTCCAGGCCACCCTGACGTTACCCGGCATTGCCGGTATCGTGCTGACCCTCGGCATGGCCGTCGATGCCAACGTGCTGATCAACGAGCGCATCCGCGAGGAGTTGCGCCTCGGCAAGACCGCACGGGCGGCGATCGAGGCCGGTTACGAGCGTGCCCTGCCGGCGATCCTCGACTCGAACATCACGACCTTCCTGTCGGGGATCATTCTTTTCCAGTTCGGCACGGGTCCGATCAAAGGTTTTGCCGTTACTCTGTGCCTCGGTATCGTGTCGACGGTCTTCACGGCCGTGTTCTGTACGCGTGTGGTTTACGACTACCTGCTGGCCTACCGCCGGCTGCAAACCGTGAGCGTGTGACGTCCAATGGAAATCATCAAGCCAGGCACAAGAATCGACTTCGTTAGCAAGATGCGCATCGCGCTGCTTGCCTCCGGTATCCTGATCTTGCTGAGCATCGCCGTGCTCGTGAAGCACGGCGGCCCCATCTATGGGGTCGACTTCAGCGGCGGCACGCTCATCCAACTGCGCTTCACAGAAAAGACGCCGATCGGCGAGATCCGTGAGGCCCTGGCCAGCCAGGGTTTCGGCGACGCGACCATCCAGGATTTTGCCGGGGGCGGCTCCGAAGGCGAGTTCCTCGTGCGGCTGCCGGTCAGCGGCGAAGAGACGACCAGTTTCGGCGCGAAGGTTGCCGAGGCCCTTAAAGCAAAGTTCGGTGCCGATAAGGTCGAGATCATGCGCGAGGAGATGGTCGGACCTCGCGTCGGCAGCGTCCTGCGCCGCCAGGCGCTGCTCTCGGTCCTCTTCGCCACTTTGATGATGGGTGCCTACATCTGGTTTCGCTTCGATGTGCGGTTCGGCGTTGGTGCGGCGACTGCCCTCGCCCACGACATCATCATTGCCACCGGGGTCCTCACGCTGTTCAACTACGAGTTCGATCTGACCATCGTAGCGGCGCTGCTCACCATCGTCGGCTTCTCCGTCAACGACACCGTGATCGTGTCCGACCGTATCCGGGAGAACCTGCGCAAGAACCGCCGCGATAGCCTCGCGACCGTGATCAACCGCAGCATCAACGAAACCCTGAGCCGGACGATTCTGACCACGGGCACGGCGGTGATGGTATTGCTGTCGCTCTACCTCCTCGGCGGCAACGTCATCAACGGATTCGCCTTCGCCCTGCTGGTGGGGTTTGTCGTCGGAACGTACTCGTCGATCTTCATCGCCTCGCCCATCGTGCTCTACTTTCCGGAGCGCCGTACCTGACCGGGAACATGGCGATTGCCCGGCGCTGGCGGCTGCGGCCCTGCCCGGACGGCGCCGCGTCTCTGATTACTGACGCAGCCAGGGTGTCGCCGCTGCTCGGTCACCTGCTGGCCGTGCGTGGCGTCACGACACCGGAGGCGGCGACGGCATTCCTCGGGGCCAAGCTATCGACGGACCTCCGTTCGCCGATGCTGTTTCGGCAGATGCCGGCCGCCGCCGAGCGGGTGACCGCGGCGCTGGCGCGTGGCGAGCGCATAGGGATTCACGGCGACTACGACGTCGACGGCGTCAGCGGCGCGGCGCTGCTCGCGCGGTTCCTGCGCAGCCTGGGAAACGAGCCGGTAGTCTATATTCCGCAACGGTTGCGCGACGGATATGGCCTCAAGGAGGCCGGTGTGCGGCAACTCGCCGCGGCCGGCGTCACCCTGATGGTAACGGTCGACTGTGGCGGCGTCAGTCATCACGAGATCGCCCTCGCCAAGACCCTGGGCATCGACACGATCGTTTGCGACCACCACCAGGTGTCCGGGACGCCGCTTCCCGCCGTGGCTGTCCTCAATCCGATCGAGGCCGACGCCGGATTCCCGTTCAAGGGCTTATGCGGTGCCGGCGTGGCGTTCTACCTCGCCCTCGGCGTGCGTATGCACCTGCGCGCCCGGGGCGTGACGCCGCTCCCCGACGTGCGCCGGCATCTGGATCTCGTCGCCCTCGGCACTCTGGCGGACATTGTTCCGCTCGTCGAGGAGAATCGCGTTCTCGTGAAGTACGGGCTGCGCGAGATCATGGACACCGACCGGCCCGGGATAGTCGCCCTCAAGGCGGTCAGTGCGGTGGAGGCGGTCTCGACCACGGCGGTCAGTTTCCGCCTTGCCCCGCGGCTCAACGCCGGCGGACGGCTGGCCGATGCCATGCGCTCGTTCGAGTTGCTCACCACGGACGATGTTGCGCGGGCGACGGAGTTGGCCGCGGAACTCGATGGCGAGAACCGCTCCCGGCAGGAAATCGAGAGAGAGATTCTCGCCGATGCGATCCGTCAGATCGACGCGGACCCGGCTCAGACCACCGGACGGAGCATCACGCTGGCCTCGACCGAATGGCATCCGGGCGTGATTGGCATCGTGGCCAGTCGCCTCGTCGAGCGCTATTACCGGCCGACGGTGCTGATTGCGATCGACCCGACGACCGGCGTCGGCCGCGGTTCGGGACGCAGCATCGATGGACTCGACCTGCATGGGGCGTTACGCACTTGCGCGGACCTGCTCGATGCCTTCGGCGGTCACTACATGGCTATTGGTTTGACCATCTGCGGCGATCGTATCGGCGAACTGCGCAACCGCTTCGAATCGGCGGTGCGGGCTGCCACTACGGCTGCGGATTTCTCGCCGGTCCGCCAGGTCGACGCCGAAATCGACTTCGCCCGGATCGGACCGGCACTCATTGATGAGCTGGCGGTTCTGGAGCCCCACGGTCCGGGCAACCCCGCCCCCGTGTTTCTCGCCCGCAACGTCGAGGTGGTGCAGCGCCGGCTCGTGGGTGAAAACGGGAGTCATCTGCGCCTCACTTTGCGGCAGAACGGACGGACTCTGCCGGCGATCGGCTTCGGTATGGGCGGCTGCGCGACGGCGCAGAACGACCGCCTGGACATTCTGTTCTCTCCGCAACGAAACGAGTGGAACGGCGCGACCACCACGCAACTGCGCCTCCGCGCTCTCCGCGCTCCAGCCCCTCAGTAAATTCGCCGAATAAACGGCTTGAATATCAACGACTTACCGCCGATCGCCAGAGGGGGTGCGGGGTTAAACCGGCGCTTGTCTTGACTGCCCTAGCACGCCGTGTTACCAGCTTGCGCCCGTTGTCCGGGACGCCCCATGTTCCGCGGGGAGGACGCTGCCATGGAGAAAGACGACTCGATCCTTAACAGCAAAGAAGTGGCACGAATTCTCGATCTCAGTCCGGATACCGTCAACGAGTTCGCACGGAAGAGCATCTTACCGGCGTTCAAGAAGGGACGGCAGTGGCGCTTTCGCCGACGTGATGTCACGGTGTTCACGCGTGAGTTACGCGGCGATACCGCGGCCTGACTGCCCCGCCATAATCCATCGCGCTCGGTTGCCCAGTCGCCAAGGAGCCCGCATGCCGCTGCTCGAAGAAACCCAAGCCCACCAGAGCAAGCTCTACTACGAATTCGCGCACTTCTACGACCGTATCTTCAGCCGCGTGTTCTACCCGCGCATCGCTCAGGCAGTACGGCGGCTGCAGATCCAGCCGGGGGCTCGCGTGTTAGAGGTCGGCGTCGGTACGGGACTCGCGCTCTCGGCTTACCCCGCCCACTGCCAGGTGGTCGGCATCGATCTGGCCCCGGACATGCTCGAGCGGGCCCAGGAAAAGATCGATTGGAACGGTTGGCGGCATATTCAAGTCCAGGAGATGGACGCGCTAAACCTCAAATTTCCGGAAAAGTCCTTCGACTACGTCATGGCGTTCCACGTGGTCAGCGTAGTTCC
This window harbors:
- the recJ gene encoding single-stranded-DNA-specific exonuclease RecJ, producing the protein MAIARRWRLRPCPDGAASLITDAARVSPLLGHLLAVRGVTTPEAATAFLGAKLSTDLRSPMLFRQMPAAAERVTAALARGERIGIHGDYDVDGVSGAALLARFLRSLGNEPVVYIPQRLRDGYGLKEAGVRQLAAAGVTLMVTVDCGGVSHHEIALAKTLGIDTIVCDHHQVSGTPLPAVAVLNPIEADAGFPFKGLCGAGVAFYLALGVRMHLRARGVTPLPDVRRHLDLVALGTLADIVPLVEENRVLVKYGLREIMDTDRPGIVALKAVSAVEAVSTTAVSFRLAPRLNAGGRLADAMRSFELLTTDDVARATELAAELDGENRSRQEIEREILADAIRQIDADPAQTTGRSITLASTEWHPGVIGIVASRLVERYYRPTVLIAIDPTTGVGRGSGRSIDGLDLHGALRTCADLLDAFGGHYMAIGLTICGDRIGELRNRFESAVRAATTAADFSPVRQVDAEIDFARIGPALIDELAVLEPHGPGNPAPVFLARNVEVVQRRLVGENGSHLRLTLRQNGRTLPAIGFGMGGCATAQNDRLDILFSPQRNEWNGATTTQLRLRALRAPAPQ
- a CDS encoding class I SAM-dependent methyltransferase; this translates as MPLLEETQAHQSKLYYEFAHFYDRIFSRVFYPRIAQAVRRLQIQPGARVLEVGVGTGLALSAYPAHCQVVGIDLAPDMLERAQEKIDWNGWRHIQVQEMDALNLKFPEKSFDYVMAFHVVSVVPDARRLMQEAIRVAKPGATIVVINHFRSRQRLLAALDTLIEPVTRKLGWHALAQGEVFDGVPLRIREQYKTSRHSLFTVVIGTALS
- a CDS encoding helix-turn-helix domain-containing protein translates to MEKDDSILNSKEVARILDLSPDTVNEFARKSILPAFKKGRQWRFRRRDVTVFTRELRGDTAA
- the secF gene encoding protein translocase subunit SecF; this encodes MEIIKPGTRIDFVSKMRIALLASGILILLSIAVLVKHGGPIYGVDFSGGTLIQLRFTEKTPIGEIREALASQGFGDATIQDFAGGGSEGEFLVRLPVSGEETTSFGAKVAEALKAKFGADKVEIMREEMVGPRVGSVLRRQALLSVLFATLMMGAYIWFRFDVRFGVGAATALAHDIIIATGVLTLFNYEFDLTIVAALLTIVGFSVNDTVIVSDRIRENLRKNRRDSLATVINRSINETLSRTILTTGTAVMVLLSLYLLGGNVINGFAFALLVGFVVGTYSSIFIASPIVLYFPERRT